The Denticeps clupeoides chromosome 4, fDenClu1.1, whole genome shotgun sequence genome segment cagagcaactgcaatgcttggcatgtttggaagccatgatggtcggtggagataatgttttaggggaggggtgggaagtagcatgagaaacgggagggaaactttccctttatgatgtcataaggggacaaattccagatcagaccgtctgagctgccccTTACGGTGAAGCAGattgaccaaagcactctttatacctatcaccatttctactgactgcaggaccatagacaggctaggggaccttgtatattaatgttaaatcatctcacaaagtgacattttcacgATAGGGAACCTTTAAATGTTTTCAATGCTATCTAGTATATTGTGAAAGAGTtgtgtatcatttttttttttttactttgaggGTTGACCTGATCTTCTGGCCTCCAGATCTTTATGCTGCCTTCGCTCAGACAGTGACAAACACCAGCCTAGCCGAGTAAATCAAGTCGGCGAGATACAGCACAAAGTTTAGCGCTGTCAGCACAGCCACGGCCACAAGCTTGTCCCATGGGCAAACTCTGGAAGAGTAGCTACAATCGCTGGGCCGGGTGGAGGTGCCCCCGTGGTTCCTGTCGAACTTGAAAATGGGCCAGATGATGGTGGCGGAGAGGTACATTATGACGGCCATCGTGGCGTACGCGGACAGGAAGCGGGCGAAGGGGAAGGGCAGGCAGCCTGTGCACTCGCCCACGCACAGGACAATGATGACCGCCGACAGGATGAAGCAGATGCAGTAGACAGCCAGGCACCACTTCAGAGCAGCGTGGCTCTCGTAGGACACGGGGTCGCTGATGAAGACGAAGATGACGCAGGCCACGAAGGTCTCGCACACCTTCAGCAGTCCTGGGGCGGTGGCCATGTAGCCGGCCACCTCGCCCGGCCTCGCCTTGGTGATGCTCACCTCGCTCAGGTAAGCCACCGTGGCCAGGCAGGAGAAGGCGGTGGAGACGATGCGGAAGTCTCGCCTCTCCCCCTGACCCTGGCCCTTCAGGAAGTACAGCGGGAACATGATGGACGCTGAGAGGCACAGGAGGGAGGCGTAGCAGGCGAACGTGATGGGGAAGTTCTTCCAGGAGACAGGGATGCGCGCCTGCAGCCCAAACatctccaccagcagcaccagcagcgtACCGGCGAAGCTGAAGCACCAGGAGAAGATGCTCCAGTCTCCGGCGCTTTGGCCCGTCACGTATCCTCCGTGCAGCGCCACGCTGAACGCCACGCAGGCGAAGACCATCGCCAGCACGCGCACCCACAGAAGGGGCGAGGAGTGCATCACGACCAAAGGCATGATGGGAGCGTCTCAGGGCGGCTTTCTCAGGATGAGGGACCGTGTCTGGAGAGACATGAGGAATCAGTCAGTAGagcacacagggaaatgtgtcctgtACATTTAACCCACCCACCTCGGTGTCACCCTGGCGGTTCGGGGCAACTCTTCttttggatggtagtagcctagtgggtaacacactcgcctatgaaccagaagacccaggttcaaacttcacttactaccatcgtgtccctgagaaagacacttaaacctaagttgctcaagggggggactgtccctgtaaatactgattgtaaggacgtctggtaaatgccgtaaatgtaaaaatgtgaatgttacGAGTCcgctctaggccaccactgccccttgtgcaGCAAATTACGTAACTAAGAGCGACCGTCCAATCCCAGACGCTCGTGCTCACGCCTCCCTGGACCCACGGgagtcttctaaaaaaaaaaggcctgccTTGTCTTTGCCAGACGGGCGTGGCATCGCCCCGACCTCCACTCGACCCTGCAGCCCGTCTGTCAACAACCGGAGGAATGGCGAGGCAGCAAACGCTAACAGTTGGCCTGCTCAGCgtttacagagagagagagagacataaaCACCGCGGCCCGACCGCGCCTGACATCCATCTGCTGAAATGCAGAGAGGAAGACAGGAAACGGGTGGGGGGGTGGCTGGAGACGGAGCAGCTTTAAAGCGAGGCCTGATAAGGAATTTTATGAAgcgccacccccacccccccaaccagGCCACGTATTTTAAACACGGTAACGGCGGGAATAGCAGAGCCGTGAGTCACCTCTCCCTCTTCTCTCCCGCCTTTCCTCACCAGCCCTCCCCTGCTCGGGGTGCATGTCACATTTTCCAGCCCTCTGATGCACTCCAGATGTTGCTGCTACCGCGAAACTGTAAAGTTGCACAGGGGTGCCAAACTTGTCCATGCTGCCCCCGTTCCATCTCTCCTTAACGTCGTTCTTGTCCTTTCCCTCGTCATGTGTTGACTTAATTTCTCTCCGCCTCCCATATTCGCCACATTTTCTAGACTAAAGTTTCCAGACGGAATCCATCATCAGCCGACAATGTGATGGGGGCTTTTCTGCTCCAGCCGGCATGGTCCTGGAACCCCCTGCAGAGGGCGCTGGGGAGCCGTCTCACTACAAAGGCCCCGGGACTCCCCTCCATTAGCCAAAAATAGGCACCACACAAGGCCAGCGTCAAAGAGGAAAccgaatttttttatttttttactaaacTCTCTGCAGACAAGCGTCTCCGGGCGCGGTCCAGGCAAAGGTCAGGAGCCGTGCAATCAcatgcaggcaggcaggcacTAAGTGAATTTCACCCTTAATCGGTCAGGAAGCCGTGAGCCATGAGACACAAGACGGGCTCTGTCAGCTGCCAGGGCCGTCGCTGGAGCCGAATGCAGCAGAAGAGGCGGAGGGCATTTTCTGTCCTGTCAAGCGGCAGCTAGAACTCAAATCTCAGCCCAACCCTGTTCCTCACGATGAAAACCTTACATGAAACCTGTAGGCTGCAAGATGATCAGGAGGTGGGCTTCACACAATCACtaaacgagtgtgtgtgtgtgtgtgtgtgtgtgtgtatatatatatatattcattggGTGAGCAAGATGAGATGAGCAAGTTCCTGATCATCTTCCTACAGGtttttataaacatataaatgcattaatttaCCAATtcaacattacattaaaaacacatatgACTCTGTCTGTTATgagtttatttgaataaaattaagTAACCTGACCGAATAAGAGTGAAAAAGTCTTTTATTTCTTGTGTAAAGCGCATATAAAGCACGCAACCCAACCAGTCTTGCTAAGATTTATAATAAGTGAGCAGAAAGAATAAGTGACTAGGTAGTTACCTTGTGTTGTGCGGCCGCGGCTGTCGATCCGCTGCGTCTCTCAGGTCTGAGGCGAGTGGGCGCGTCCGGGGGCCCGACTTttctacaagaaaaaaaaggagcctTTCCTCCCTCCACCAGCACCGCCCAGCACGGCCAAATTAGGCAACAAATCTCCTCTCTCCCTGCCTctctatttcacacacacacacacacacacactcatcatctGTAACTTCATTAGACTGTAGGAGACCATGCTTTTCCATCACACTGATTCCATCTAAACCGTCCCTCCTAGAATAAATAATACAgactctttaaaaaaatcattaaatgaaataaatttagCATCAGCTtcatttgggtggtagtagcctagtttgtaacacactcgcctatgaaccagaagacccaggttcaaatcccactaactaccattgtgtccctgagcaagacacttaaccctgagtgtctccaggggggattgtccctgtaactactgattgtaagtcgctctggataaggacgtctgataaatgctgtaattgtaaatgtaaatgcatttgtaTCTTGCAATTTATCTTGCAATTTATCTTATTTAATCGTAAACTAACTGAGCTAATATATCTGTTCTATTCTGTACTTTTTATTCTGCTCATTATTATAGAACAGCGATATAAAAAGGCTGATTGTGACAGGATTTTTACAGAACATGCATTAGAAACGAACAGAAATGGTCTGTGAGGCCTGCTGTTGGTTCGGGACTCTGTAATTTAGTCCGTTCCGAACGCATCTGACCGAGGCGTATTTTTAATCgatatttttttgttgctagGCTGCGGAGGCAGTTCCCCTGGAAACCAGATATTTGTTTACCGTGGTGATTCGGTTAGAGTGAAGTGTGACTCAGGAGGGTTTCCGGACAGACGCGGCTCTTACAGCGCAGTGTTTCCCTGCCCGCCCATGTCCACAGAGACCATGGGCAAGCGGCAGACAGCGGGGGAGGGAAAGAATGCggggaaccccccccccccaaaaaaattcttttACTCCTTTCTAACTCATTTCCTGCTATTCTAGTGGCAACACAGGACCACTTTATCATCTGAAATCATTCTATATTCGgaccattttcttttctgctcATGTATTGTGCTGGCCAGGAAATATGAGAATTAGAATTTTGAGATATACACAATATAGATTTAAAAGAACCATTAGGGCCTTTTGGTCCCATGAACCAGGGAATATTGACCCATGAATAAAATTTTGGTGGATGTGGATTtccggtaaaaaaaaactgccttgTGTGCGCAGCTGGGAAGTTGCAGGAATCCGTGTCATCGCAATTCATACTGATAAAACTGGCTTATACTATATTCACCCAATATGACTCATCATTCACTATCGCATTTTTCAGGAACTTGACCCCCAAATGACCCACGGATGTGCACACAGCACATAAATTGGGTGCGTTGATGTTATTAACGCAGTTATGAATATGATTGAAAGAGGATGACCAGCATGGTTCTTActaatattctttggttttgacTGTAAATGGGTGAAGGTTAATTATAGTTTGTAATCACAATTTATAGAAACCGAATTAGAACttctggtgtcttctccttgtaagtcgctttggatagaagcatctgccaagtcaagtcaagtcaagtcaagtcaagtatAGTTTGTGGTATTCACTGGAccacaaaaacagaaatgaaaccgGACCTCCGCTATTGCCCAACTAAGCGGTTTAAAGTGATACGCGGGACGGTAGACTTATTCTCTCTAACATCAGAAGGATTCATCCATTTTTCACCACACAGGCCACTTATGTGCATGTTGAGGCccttacattcacagcatttaccagatgccattatccagagtgacttacaatcagtagttacagggacagtcccccctggagacactcagggttaagtgtcttgctcagggacacaatggtagtaagtgggatttgaacctgggtcttctggttcataggcgagtgtgttacccactaggctattaccacccttgTCATCTCAACACTAGACTACTTGGCAGAGTGCCATTggacctctccagctgatccagaagtTCTCCCACTCCACCACATAGCTATCTTCCCCCACTCGTTTAGAGTGGGGGGAGATTCCTGCTCAACTGGCCCCATCATTATTCTGGTTCCTTTACTGCAGAGATGGTGTTCACAGGCCAGCTCCCAGTGAAGCGATATCAGAAAATATTCACTGATAAAGACCTCAGGGTATTtatgtaagtcgccctggataaggtcatctgccaaatgccgtaaaagcACCAGTCGATGGCCTAGAGAGAGAGGTGAAGTCTATTCCAATGTCAACACCTGAAGGACAGGGAGAGCCTTACATTTCATTGTACAGTACATACATGTTGTATGGTGCAGTGTGCACACCGGAGAACCTTGATACCTGCTgtggatgaagaaaaaaaacccttcacTGGACCAAGCTATCAACCAGAACAGCTGACACTGTCCCACAAATCCAACTGCAGGTGACGATTTTCACAGAGCTCGGTTTCATGGCCATTTTAAAGGACCAGCGGTGTTGATGTAAAGCAGTAGCAGCAGACTTTCATTTAAGTTCTTCATCCTGGTTCATTTATCAAGAGTCTATGCAGTCTatgcaggcagtggtggcctagcggttaaggaagcggcctcataatcaaaaggttgccggttcgaatcccgatccgccaaggtgccactgaggtgccactgagcaaagcaccgtccccacacgctgctccccgggcgctggtcatggctgcccactgctcactcagggtgatgggttaaatgcagaggacaaatttcactgtgtgcaccatgtgctgtgttgctgtgtatcacatgtgacaatcacttccctttattattttattattattatgcattcGGTGATCAAGATCCATCCATTTGTCCAATATTCCTACTGAAGTAACATATGTTACGTATGTAACGTAAGTACATCAGTACTTCAGTACagttcagggtggtagtagcctagtcggtaacacacttgcctatgaaccagaagtcccaggttcaaatcccacttactaccattgtgtccctgagaaagacacttaaccctgagtgtctccagagggactgtccctgttactactgattgtaaggcgctctggataggggggtctggtaaatgctgcaaatgtatgTACGAGGGATAAAAGTTAGGGATGAGGACGGAGGGATAAGAGGCAAAGTCCTGCTCTGTAGTCCTGTACCAGGTACCACAGCAGTCAGGCTGTGAGTTTCTGCACCTTTCTGGAGGATTATGTACAATGTGTACACCTCCACCTACTGGTGAAACTGGTACACTGCAAGGGGCCGTCATTTGCTTGGATTTTGGTGAGGTGAAAAGTcctagtgaagtgattgtcatgcccagtatttaaccatcacacttagtgatcagtgggcagccattgaaaagcatccggggagcagtgtgtggggatggtaccttaatagtggggacctcagtggcaccttggcggttcgggatttctGCACATGAGcaacgtttttgcattttttcattgtctcattgcatttcattttttttttcattgtgaatgAACACGTCCTTGTGTCTGTGATGTCGTGTCCTAGAAAATCTCTTACCAACTCTGACAAGAAGAAAAATGCactcacatttatatatatatttcagaaaaggaaattatacattatttgaTCCCAAACATAGATGCAAAATTAAGCACCATGCAAGAAACAAAACTTTCATAATTTTAAGGCCACAAGTCTTTAATCCAGACTGATGAATTTGGTAGCAGTCCTCATGCTCATACAATGCACAACATTGTTTTTGAAACATCTAAATATGTCTTCTTATCCTGCACATTCCCATCTATTTTCACGTAGTGCAAATACATTCAACATTTGAAAAAGAACTGTGTAGAAGTCCACTTGGAGGGAGATCACATCACCAGAACACCTTCTCTCTGGTTTGGCAACGTGAAGCTCTCTCTATGCTCTGACACCACGTAGCCATCCTGATCCAGCACAATGAACCTTTCCTGGTCCCGAGTCACCCCATCCACCTCGGAATAGGCAGGGTGGCCCGAGCCCCGCCTAAATTTCATGGCTGGCCAGCGAGAGGGGCGTCGCTACAAGACAGAAAGAGCGCGAGGAATCAAGGAGAAGCGGGCGCTTGACTGCTCTGGTATCTGTGGCTGCATTTtcctgtccactgctcacctcGATGAAGAAGAGGCTGGCGGAGGACGTGGGGTGGTGATACACGTAGACGGTGACCAGCACAGCGCCTGCCATGAACAGCATAGCCAGGAGGATCCCCACCAGCAGGCCTGTCTGTACGTGCTCCTCACTTCCATCCTGTGTGTCCTGCATGGCTAGAGTCATGAGAAAATTTGTGTTGAAGATTGACAATatactatacaatatatatataatgttgtgTTATCTGTATGTTGTTCCTGCACAGCCTTTGTTGTTGGTGtagaattatttctgacacccagaagataaACTTGTTTTAacaaaacaaagtttaaaagggggaggagcctgtgggtatgattgacagctgtgcGACACCCAATTTCCTCATTCTAGATCATTTAAACCCTTCCTATCAGTTCCTGTCAATACACTTGAATACTTACACCCCTCTTTGGCCACGTGTAGCGCACCTTTTGTGTCATCTGTACAAGAAGAAACCATTTGAAACACTACATCACAGCACACTACATACCAAACATAGTATTgctatgttcattttatcaAAATGATAATGCTGCAACAACACTGTGGCAAGGAATGAACCCTCACTTGCATCACTGCGCGGTTTGTGGCTGGTGGAGGTGGTTATGCTGGTGGCAGTTGTGGACACAGAGGTAGACAGGGTGATGCCTTTCTTCACTGTGGTCCTAGCCACAGTCGCTGAGATCTGGGTAGTATTCAGTGTGGTGCTGGTACCACAACTGTGGTTCTTGGCCTGGAAAATAATAGGACCAATGTTACATTTTCAGATTTCACCAGAAGCCCTTTCGCTTCATCCACAAACAGGTTTGGATGTGGGTTCCAAGTAGAACCCATAAGTGGTTGATGATGGGTTTCAATGGGTTACAAATGAGGCCTATTTGGACCCTTCAACATTAACCAAAATCGGCCTGCCCACATATGACCCTAAATGAAGAACGTGGGAGGGGCTTACAGCTAACATGGACATGGAGATTATTCACAGGGTATTATAATTGTGTTAGCACCTCTCCAGAACATCCACTGTCTACCCAGTCCTGCCGATTGCGGTCAAAACCACTGGAACATCTGctcaaagacaaaaaagaagaatatcAATTGCATAAAAAGTAATATAGGTAACTGTGTAACCATAACTGATGCTGTTTTTTATCCTTTCAATTAGGGCTGGGTGGTATGACCAAAAAAATGATATTCTGATAGCTAAATTGAAATTCACAATATATTTCTATAAACTACTGTATAAATGCTATATTCAGCCATTATTTGCATAAATGGACACTGATATAATTAATTTAGGTTGACCTTAGATCTGCAGTTGTGGAGAAGTGGCTCACATTTGTTAACTGGTCCACAACCTTTTCTCTCACTGCTATTTTTTAAGCTATATTGCGGTGCACAATGTATTTCTCAATATCACTGAAATTTTCAACCCTGGTTCTACTTTCACAGGGAGCAGGCAGTTGATTCTTTAAGTTCTTATGAGATTTTTGAACCCACTATACTAATTGGAATATTTTAGCGATATCCAAGCCACTGACAAATAACAGAACCAGTGTGGTACCAGAATGGAACCGCAATTTTTCCAGTTGTTTCCTGTCATGTggtaaagaaaatgtgaagaaaatgcgaagaaaaagaaaaaaacaacaatgtttatGTGCACATAGTGTACAGTCTAATACTCTGATGGACTTGACAGCAGTATGAACACGTCAGATTCTCAattttgtgcacaaaaaaaaatctgaaaaaaggcTCCGGCTAGTGCGCCAACATCGGGAAAATTCTAAAAACCCGTCTATACTCAATTTTTAGGGAAAAAAggacgtctggtcaccctaacttcGTCCAAAAATCACGTGGCGGATTCACGTATCTTCCTGTACCAGACACGCATGCAGCAGGAGAGTTTTTGTGGTTGGGCGAAGCAAAGTAAAAGGAGTGAAATATCAATGCTGCTAGGATTTACACGTGATGTTCATGATATAGTGACGTGGAAGAAATCGCACCACATCGAGTATATTCGATATATCGCCCACCCCTACTTTCAGTACCTTTGCAGACGGTGGCACCAGACACAGTTGAAGCCAATCTGAGAGTGGAGGCACGTCTCACAGCTGGAGAACTGGTGACAGGCTACAGAGGTAGAAAGTACAGATTGGGTATTATTTTTTACGCTGGGCATCTACACAATCTGcaacaatcaataaaaaatctaaaacagaGTCATCTTAACAGCTACATAAAAGTAGAAACCCTGGTACAATAATTCTTAGCCCTTTCCATGAAACAGGCAACACAGCCTAAACTAGCAAAGTTCTTGTTTTCAAATGTTGTATATGAATCTGAAGCTCagcttcttctcttctcttctcttcaagACTTTCTACTCTGCAGAAACGAAAGCTCAAGATACCAGGCCCTTCATTTTTACAGTAAGTCATCTTTAAATGCACTGGTTCATCTTCACAGACTGTGACCTACTAGGAAGAGGCAACATCTCAACAGCAGTGGAACTGGAGATTTTGGACTTCGGCAGATCAACCCTGTGATATTCATAGATGGTTCTTCTGCGGACATCTATTGCACAAGAGACAAATTTAggcatttaaaacaaacaaaatactgCAAAAAGACAGGATATCGGATAGATGTTGGACTCTCACTTGGTATCTGCTGAATCTTGTGGAGCACAACAAAGGCATCCGACAAGCCGACTTTCACAGGATGATTGAGAGTGCTGATTTCACTGATGTCAACCGGGATCTGAAAATTTGGACACAACCCATGTATTTCAGGATGTACTCATCTTATTTCCCTAGAGAAGGTTCAACAGAGAGAGGAGTGTCACCTGCTTGTAGGCAAATATTATCCTTCCATCACTGTGCAGGGCGGCCTGGAAGGTGAAGCTGCCGAGATCGAATTCATCTTGGAGATGAATGTGGTCCCACTGCACCACCAGAGCAGTTCCTGACAAGAAAGGTTCAGATTTGAAAGGTTCAGATCAAGGAACAAACCTGAAGAAATTAGTGAATAAATGTGAAACTCTTTTCTACTTGTCCGTTGAGAAATGGTCATCAGACTGCAATCCAATCAAACATCTACAGTATAGTTTTGACCTACCGCACTGACAGTATCTCTACTACCATGAAAACATCTACTGAGAGTGCATTTTTTGTGGGAAGGGTATGAATCTCTGAAATGAGTCGAGCCATGGGACTCCTGGTTTGTACTAGAAGATACTCAGTTCTCACCATTGTCAGAGTACACAACTGTGGAGTTCATTGAGACGCTGGGGTTGAAGTTTGCCATGAGAGGAGCTATATACTGTGTTGCTGTCAGCATCCTGTGGACGATATCTCCCATGTAGATGAAACCTGCGCAGGAAAATCCAAAACACTGATCAGTGTTCTCCAGACACCTCTCAGTTCCAAAGAAAAAGTGAGGAGTGCAACTCTACCTCCTGTTGTTACAGTGATCTCTCGTACCACATGACCGTAGAAAGGAAACTCGAAGGACAAATGCACACTCTGCCGGAGAAAAAGCAGCGATTTCATGAACGtgtttcaccatttttttttaaaggttcgATGAGGAGCAGTGGACTTTATCAGGCCCTTACTGTAGTCTGTCTGTGGGTGTTGGAGAGCACCCCATTGATCTTGCCTTTGGACATCTGCTCAATGTTCACCCACAAGACTTTGCTAGCAGCATCTAAGGGTCCATGTACTTTGGAGATATAATAGCTGTGATCCATATCTCTCTGTAAAAAGAACATGATgctttttaagcattttatgttacattatGTCAGTAATAGGGGTGCCATATGTACTGTTTCACTGTTAAAAAGCCACAAGAGCCataatttgtatattttccCTCTGTTTACCTCAATCTGAGAGATTTTGTCATGGTTTCCATCAGTCACTACATCAGAGAAATGCTCCAGTCTGACCCTCTTTGGTTCCTGGTACTGATCCTGCTCACTCCAGCTGGCAGAGGGCTCAGGCACGACCCCTAAAAATTGATTTCAGATTTAAAAACAATGTGTAATTTGTTAAATTGACCTGGAccaataaatgtcaaaaatccTGCATTAATAATTCacggaacaaaagtttaaactgagaaaatgtgaaattttaaggCAAAAATATgctgattcagaatttcatggtgtcaacaaatcccaaaaaagttaggacaaggccattttcaccactgtgtggcatctccccttcttcttacaacactcaacatcgtctggggaccgaggagaccagtttctcaagtttagaaataggaatgctctcccattcttgtctaa includes the following:
- the LOC114788919 gene encoding myeloid-associated differentiation marker homolog; the encoded protein is MPLVVMHSSPLLWVRVLAMVFACVAFSVALHGGYVTGQSAGDWSIFSWCFSFAGTLLVLLVEMFGLQARIPVSWKNFPITFACYASLLCLSASIMFPLYFLKGQGQGERRDFRIVSTAFSCLATVAYLSEVSITKARPGEVAGYMATAPGLLKVCETFVACVIFVFISDPVSYESHAALKWCLAVYCICFILSAVIIVLCVGECTGCLPFPFARFLSAYATMAVIMYLSATIIWPIFKFDRNHGGTSTRPSDCSYSSRVCPWDKLVAVAVLTALNFVLYLADLIYSARLVFVTV
- the plxdc2a gene encoding plexin domain-containing protein 2, which codes for MLRTHVVRMAPLNVIVGILMVPLFRMTTEHLTSPPGVVPEPSASWSEQDQYQEPKRVRLEHFSDVVTDGNHDKISQIERDMDHSYYISKVHGPLDAASKVLWVNIEQMSKGKINGVLSNTHRQTTSVHLSFEFPFYGHVVREITVTTGGFIYMGDIVHRMLTATQYIAPLMANFNPSVSMNSTVVYSDNGTALVVQWDHIHLQDEFDLGSFTFQAALHSDGRIIFAYKQIPVDISEISTLNHPVKVGLSDAFVVLHKIQQIPNVRRRTIYEYHRVDLPKSKISSSTAVEMLPLPTCHQFSSCETCLHSQIGFNCVWCHRLQRCSSGFDRNRQDWVDSGCSGEAKNHSCGTSTTLNTTQISATVARTTVKKGITLSTSVSTTATSITTSTSHKPRSDANDTKGALHVAKEGSMQDTQDGSEEHVQTGLLVGILLAMLFMAGAVLVTVYVYHHPTSSASLFFIERRPSRWPAMKFRRGSGHPAYSEVDGVTRDQERFIVLDQDGYVVSEHRESFTLPNQREGVLVM